The Aquila chrysaetos chrysaetos chromosome 17, bAquChr1.4, whole genome shotgun sequence region CCAGTAAAGCCTTTGCCACCTTGTGTAGGACTACAGGTATGTATCAAACAACCTGAGTCCAAGTTTGTTGATCCTGAGATGTAACTGCGATACACTCATAAGAGATGCCAGGTATGCTTCCTGATCCAAGGCTGAtaccttctttctctttataGCAAGATACTCTAAAGCTAAACACTTTTCCTCAAGCATATCCAGGTTGTGTTCCCTGAAAGAATGTGCCCTGTACCTACACCTGCCCTTTTACcgtttcttgtttggttttatttttcaagcaagCACAGGTTTATGGCAATTGATACTGAAGCATCTTTACTTCAGCCTTCCCTGGCCAAACCCTCCTACCTCCTTTAGGGCTGCTCCCTCTTGCTGCCAGCTCCCCCCCTCTAAGATAGACCCgattcccacccccccccttgGTGATCTGTGCTGATCAACCACCCATTGTACAGCCTGAGGCCTTCCTGGGAACAATTAACACTCAGCAtggctcagctgcagcacaaggagcagggctgggaagagcaTAACTAAAGCAAAATGCTACAgctgattagaaaaaaaaaatactgagaggGCAGATCCTGTGCCCACAGCATTTCCTCTGGACGCACAAGCCAGGGTCTGCACAAAGTCTGCTACtgctaagattaaaaaaaacaaaaacaccagaaaaaaaacaggaaaaaaaagaaaaaaaactaatgTAAAATGAGAGAGGGCAAGCACTACTCCTTACGTGTACTGGCAGAGCTGGCATGCAGCTCACACTACCATCATTGCTGTGCTAGTCTACAAAAGCCTATCTATGaagctctgccttccctttcaCAGCTGTATCTCAGAAGTTAGGAGCTAAAGAAGTGATTCATGTACATCAAGAGAAGTAAAGTCTTCAGGAATCCACATTCTCCACACAGAGGGCTGGAGAGCTCACTCACGCAgctagagagagagaaagagaaccAGCGTTAACAGCAGCAGAGCCGCCCCCCCCGTCCCAGGAGCCTGGCTGCGCCCCGGGAGGGCGAGCAGCAGCACCGGCCGCTTCCGCATGTCCCCAGCGCCACCAACCGTGCCTCGGCTCTGCCGCCTGCTGTGCTGCGCGTTTGCCATCACCCCTCAGGCCCCCGTCCTGTGCTGATGGCAGGGAGAGAGCTGGCATCGCAACTCCCAGGGGAACGGCGTGGAATGGCCCCAGGTGCCCAGCTCCATCCACCTCCTAACGCCACCCCACCGGGGTGGGTGGACAACCAGCAGCCCTTCTGCCCTCCCTGCGCCGTCCTGTTAGCCTGCTGTGGCAGCACTCCACGTAGCAGTAAGGCAGCATGAGGGCCAGTCTCTTAAGCTGGTGACCGGTTTCTGCGATAACTTGGCACCCTTGAGCTAAGCTGAGTGAAGGGGAGGGCAACGCCGAGTGACACTTCACAGGGACACTGTGCCttgctgcctggcagagaacaGGGGTGCTGCGCGAGGCAGCTGCCCAGTCTTGTGACACAGGGTGAGCTGGGCCCCCCTGCAGGTTGCTGCCAATGCTGTCTAGGGCAAGGCTGCAGCGCAGGGGTGTCCCACGGACCTGCAGCACCCCACAACTGGGTTGCCACGGTTCCACAGGGTGGCAGGATCACAGCCCTCACCGCTCTCAAATCCCATTCTTAAGAAGTACCTAGTCTTagtctatgtgtgtgtgtgtgtcctctGCCCTCCCCGACAAGCTGGTTACTGAAGCTGGGGCCAAATGCCCTAGACTCTACCCTGGCTTGACTGCTACCTGTTTAGTCTCCCCACCCATGCTGCAGCTCCAACAGAGAACAAGAATGGAGCTTCCATTTCCCATTCGCCCATTTCTCATCGTTCCTTTGCTGGTGCTGTTTCTCAGGGGcacttcctttccccttccagtTCTGCCAAGCTCTGGGGAGCCCGGAAGGGCCTCAGGCCCAAGACATTTGGGAAATTCGGCCATCATAGCTCAGGTCAGGCTTTCCTTCCCTGAGGGTGTGATTAACACCAGTTTTATCAGCACAGCTCCCTGAAGAGACTGCACAGAGGAGAGGAGCGATTGCAACTTTCTCTGCCCTACAGAATAAATGCAGGCTGTTCACTGGCTGCTCTGAGAGTGGGGCAAGCAGAAGCTGTGACAAGTTCCCCTCAAGCCTCCCTCCCTCAGCACACCAACCTTCAGAGCTCCACAGGGAGTGGCATTCCCTTCTGGCCAAAACTCCAGAGCACTACAGGGAAACCAGCAGACCATGGGCAGCTGAGAGCTAGGCCACCCCTCCAGGAATAACCTAGGCAGGCTAAGAGGCTGGCTGTGACTCTCACTGAGATGTTTGACAGCACTCACCATTCTAACAATGTGTTTGACAGCACTCACCATTCTAACAATGTAGTTGTGGAGCTGCTGGCTAATGTAGTTCACGGTGGTGCTGAAGACACGCTGTAGAAGGGAAGGCATTGTATTCGCAATTTTTTTAGTTAAGACCATTGCTAGCACCAACATGGCCTTCTCCTGTTCCATGTCTGAGGGGATGGCTCGTGCAAGCCCTTCCACTGCCTCCGACATGCGCTGGGTTATCTCCTGTgtggaaggaagagagggatCTCAAGTGGAACAGCTGTGGGAGAAAGGGGTCTCAGCACAGCCTGCCAGCACTGTGCTGGTAACTGATGTGCTTGTTCTAACACCCCACAGGATGCCgccccccttcctcccaggcCTGGCAGCCTGCCTCTTACACACCCTGGATAGCAAGAAGGATGACTATCTCTGAGCCCAGCTGCTCACccaagacaaaaagaaagggagataACACACATAACACTAGAAAATTTAGATAGCACCTTACACACTCAGACTGCAAcagcccccctcctccccagggtTTGCACCTAGCCTGCCAGGTCCTAAAATGGCACAGGAATCCTGGGGCTCCCAGGAAAGGACAACCCACCTTAAACACAGTGAAGATCAGGGGTACAAGCTTAGGTGGGGACTGGCAAGAAGGCAAAGTGAGTTGCATAGAAAAGCCTTCACACACGGAGGAGCTACAGAAAGTATCCAAGCATGGAACAAACCCTGCCTTGCTCCCAAGATCAGTGGAAGTTCAGTTTCCCAATAGGGACAATGTGCGTATGCACACAGTATGCTACACTACTAATGTGAAAAAGCAAGGTCCACCTTGTCAGAAGTTAGCTTTGTCTCAGCCTTATCAAAGGCTGAAAGGTTAGACAATAAATTTGAAAGCCTGAAACTTAACTGGGTGGAGAACAAGACAGCAGGAGTGGGGAATGCTCAGACTTTGCTGGAATCTGTGCAGGTGATAAACCCTAgtagaaaaaacccacaccacaaaaaaccaaaaaaagattGTTTGAAGTCATTAAATCCAGCCTTTTCAGCAAGAAGGTGGACCCTCAATTCAAAGACAGCATTAGCTTGTAGAGCATAGGAAACTTCATCACAGGTAGGGAAAGCCAAACATGCCAGAAAGCCACAGTTATCTTGAAGATGCCAAAAAGGCTCTGTGGAAGAAAACTGTGGCTCTTGATCCAGATGTGGATCCaatccttaaaaagaaacaaagaggcATGTCTGACACAAGGGACCTCAAACATCTACTTCCCTTGCAGAGCAGTGAGGCACATTGGATGCTGGACCAGGGACTACATCACATCTATTGGTGGGAGAGCAACTGCATCAAAGAGGTCTCACTACTTGCTGTCTCTTCAGTAAACAAGCACAAGTGAAGCTTCTGGCACTAACACTGCTCAAGTTTTACCCACATGACAAGCAGCAGACATACAGGACTCAGCACCAAAGTCCAAAGATCGTAAGGACAAATACCAAGCCTTAACCAGACAGTCGATTTTGAAAGATAAGCCATTGGGCCAACAAAATGCCTCTGAAAGTCAGTCCTTCTCCACAACTACCTCAATTTCACCATCTGAAGGAAGGAGACGAGTCCAAGGAACTCAATTTGCAGGGCAACAGCTGCCACAGTATATAGCATCACCTCTAACAAATCTTCAAAGGTAAGTGTTTGGGCTGAATTTTAAGACGGCAATAATTAAATCAGCAAACTAGCAAAGATACAGAAGTTGCAAGCTTGCTGCTTCAAAGTCACAGCAGGAAGGATGCACAACATTTAAAAGGGGAACTGTTAGTCAAATTGCTTTTCACTCACCTCTCCAGACAGATTCTCATTTAGAAAGTGCTGCGCTAGATCATTTACTACtcttgctttgatttctttatcaaaCTGGTCTCCAATCTCAGCAAGCTGAGCAGCAATGATCCGGATAACTTCTTCATTTACCTCAGGGTCAAACACTGCCAACACATACACAGGATTTAGTTAGGCTGTAGTCAGACTAGGTTTGGTGCAGGTAAGCTGACCCATAGCATTTTGCCCATTTCCATTAAGAACGTCCTTCCCACCCCACCTGCAATCACAGTGCATTCATGACAGCTCTACACACTAGAACTCCCTTATGTGCACTCGACTCATTTACCAGAGACAGTGTGCAAACAGGTTTTTTATCTGTAGTTTGGGTAAAGTGCAGCCTCATCCTGCCCAAAAAAACACTACAGAGGAGGTTAGAACATCTCCAACTAAAATTTGTACAGGAGAGCTACAGCCAACACCATGCCTAGAGAAGGGAAGTGAGAGATTgtgcatgatttttttcaagtgactACTGTCAGGACCTGTCTCTTAAGCACCATCTAAAATACAGCATCTCATAGAACCACAGagtagtttgggttggaagggacctttaaaggtcatctagtccaacccccctacAATGAGCAGGAACACCTtccatgagcagggacaccttccactagatcaggttgctcagagccccgtccaacccaaccttgaatgtttccaggtATGGGGcacctaccacctctctgggcaacctgttccagtgtttcaccaccctcatcgtaaaaaaaattcttccttatatctagtctgaatctaccctcctttagtttaaGGCAAAGCTTCCCATTGTCACTTGGGGCACAAGACCTATGCAGATTTGTACGAGGGAGGGCTATTTACTGTCGCAGTTCCTCCTCACCCTGCTTAGGTTGAGGTCAGTGTGCCAGCTGGCACATCCTGGGCAAGGGACAACAGCCATCCTGCAGATGGCTAGTGAAGCAGGAACAGTACCAGAAACTATTTGACGAACAGTTTGCACCACACTGGTAGAGCAGAAAGGGAGTCACACAGCATGAGAACAAGAGTTGTTCCAAAATCCTAACCCAAGTACTGATACTGCCTGAGGAGCAATGTGAGGCCTAACTTAACTGCTTAATATCACACTCCTTGAGGACAGCAATCATCAGTACCGGCTTTGTGGCCTTTGTCTGATGTGCTGCAGACAAAACCCCAGGGTGACGGGTGCTCTAGAAAAATCCACAGGGAGATAAAGTGCTAAGCACTAGCTGTCTTACCCCAAGTGTCAAACTcccaaccaccaccaccacccacacTGTCAAGGTTCTCAATGGAGAATACGTTACTCCTCTGAAACAGACCAGCAGCAAAgatgggaaaaggggaaagaaaaacatcaccTTCAGAGAGGCATACAGGATGGAGAAAAGAGCACTCACCTAGCTCACCATTCTGCAAGTGGCCACTCCGATTGCCATCAGTCTGAAGTTCCACCTCATCATCATAGCCATAGCTGCCTTTTGGGAAAGACACAATCCCCTGGCTTTGCAGGGAATGCAGCTGCTCTCTGAACTTACAGTCAGGGGACACCTCCAGGAAGGTGTACAGCAGCACACGCTCCATCTGGACAGATCCATTGAtcttaaacataagaaaaaacactgtTAAGCCCATGCCTAGCAAAGTCCCACTCAAAAGGTCTATGCATATGCTGTTTTCCAACCCTGAACACATTTCTCTggcctcctttgggcatcctGAATAGCTTTAGCCAGGGAGTCTACAAGACTTCAGCAAATACATACTAACTCCTGGATGTGTACCCACACAGAACTGCCTAATGGTGATTGAATGATAGATGGCTCTGTTCTTACAAATCAGTGGTGGAAGAGTCAGCTCACCTTCTCCTCACATTTCCAGCTGTGGCAATAACAGAAACCCTGATCAGAGCTCCTCTTTTGAAACAGATGTGTATTCAGCACAAACCACCCACTTCCCCCTATTCAGAGATCTGTGTTTGGAAGGTTTTTACCCCTGTATTTGGGAAGTGGGCATTCTACTTCCTGTGCATAATGAAGCCAGCAGCTCCCCATTTAAATGTAATCAGAGCATAGCAGTAACAAGGTGGGAAAGAGAGATAACAGCACAAgcctgcaaaaaaccccaaggttcacatttcttctccctcttcaaAGGGATCTCAACTACCTCCATAATAAACCTGTTCAGCTCCCTGTAGAGAGCCAAGCAGCTGCTCACAAGAATAGTGACAGTAAGATGGCAGATCATTGGTGCTTGCTATCATCTACACTGGCCCATTCACCCCCAGTAAAAAGGCACATGCTGCCTCCACAGCCACGCACCCTGCCACCTTCAAGCAAGGCGGCACAGGGTGCCCAAATTAATTAGGTTGAGGAAGTCCATGAGGCAGACTGATGTGAGCAAGAGGTCCCACTGGAACATGGGGCCTCATAACCAACTAAGGCCTCTGTAGAAAACCAGGAGACTGTccaataattttaattaagcaGCTAAGAGAGCAGGATGTTGTGtaagcacagaaataaagcGAGAAAGAAAATCCTTAGTCTGGTATGCAGACTGTCTGCCTATAAGGTAAGAAAATGCTTAGGCTTAATTGTAACTAGGAAGAAGAATCAAGGCTAAAGTAGAATGGTTTGTCTTGCCAACTGCACAGGGTAATCAATATGCAACCAGGATGAAGTTGATAATTGAAAGGGAGTTTCAGGTACCTTTTGGGAGAGTGGAACCTTGCAAGGCCACCTATGTGTACATAACCATATCAGTAATATCATACGGGACCCATATTGCCTAGGCAACACTAGCAAAACTGGGACAAatgcataaaaaataattaagtacaGGTTGTTTACTTGAAAGGAGACtgggcagagaaaaggaggaaaaaagacaacaaaaaggaGAGtccagaaatggaaacaaatggaaaataaggtATATGATCAAAGATCAACAGAAGGCACATCTTCCATGATCTGAGCATGGATGTTTACAGACAGTAGTGAAGCTCACCTGGTGACCCAAGCTCACTGGGGCACCAGTGGCGATCCTCTTGAACAACCCACTGGACTAGCCATCAGGTTTATGTTCAAAAGGCTTGTGGGAGGGCAAAGCAAAGAAGGTTATAATTGTACCCTAACACTAGGTGGGGTAAGGAGCACAACAGACATTTCAATAGCAGTTCAATGTAGTTAAGATTTAAGTGTGATAAATAGTAGCTTCATAACTGTGTTTAATATTGCACAAAACAATGCAATAAATTGATCACAGTGGTGTGCCTATTAATTGATTTATTAGTTTTAGGCGTTTGTAGCTTTATCAATAATCATTGTAGTCTCTTAAATAGCTACATCTCCAGCCTGCAGTTTAACGGGGGTGTTACACTGTGAGGTAACAAGGAAGCAGCTCGCAAACTAAGTGGTTCCATCCACTTGTCTGTATTCAGGTCAGTGTCAAGGCCCCTGCAGGAGCTCTGGGGAAGATGAGAAGGGCACAAGCCAGCACTTTTTGAGACTTATCCCCTTCAAGGTATCTCAGAACAAGTACACAAGAGAACCACTGGTCACTGTGAACCACTGACTTCAGTCATGTTTGAATCTAACCTGTTCCATGATAGATTCAGAGACAGAGCAGTTCTTGTCACCCTCTGCTTCAGACCAGAAGTCCTTGCCCTGCaaaagagtaagaaagaaaagggtgaaaggaaaaaaatttcccatAAACCCACATCTTACAGCAGTGCTCACAGGTCTGGCCTGGAGGAAAATGACCTTCCTAGTGATGCgtatctgtatttctggagaGGGCTGCCCATCACACACTGGCAGTCatgaaaaaaggctgagaaaacCACAACTGTCCCAGCAGTAAGGGCCCTATTCAGGTGAATGAAGGGCATGAAACACCTTCCTGCCACAGACGCGTGGAAGACAGTGGAGCGACATAACCTACAAATGGGGCTTTAAAGCCAAGAggtggtgctggggaagggagggccAACCCTTCATAGTGCCAGAGGCTGGACCGGGAAGCAGTGTTTCCGCAGAGGAGTTCCCGAGTACCTACTGAGAGCAGGTAAGCTGCTTGGGTCTGTGTGCACAGCAGCATATTCTGAAGCGAAGCACCCAGCTGACATTGCTACACATCTGCAGGACTTCAAGTGTGCCTTCCCTCCACCCTCTGTGCGGAGATACATGTGTATACTCAGGcttatttcaatactttcccAACAAATATCTAGGGACGGGGAAGGTTGGACCAAGCGCCATCAAAGGCTTCTAGTTACATGAGCACAACTCCACTAAGCCTCCAGGGACGCCTGCgaggaagggagaaaacaggACCTAGGTCACAGGATCCCCTGCCCCCATGGTACGTGGTCAGGGCTTGCAGCCCTCGGCCTGTCTTGTGGCTGGGCAGTGCCCAGGGGAAGAGGCACACAGGGAGCGCAGACAGCACGGTGCAGAGGGCAGCCTCCCTCACCCGCCAAGAAAGGGGAGCTGGTAGGAGCACAGTGCTTCCTCCACATCCAGCCAGGCGTAGCTGACGGCAGGTCAGACCAGCAGCCCAAGCAGTCCCATCTGGTGCAGGAAGTCCCAGAGCAAGAAAGGTGAGCGCAGCACAGCAAACGccaaggcagggaggagaggagtcCTGTTTGTGAACCTTGCATGCGCTGCCTTAGATGCAACGGTCCCACAACTGCGCACACAAGTCTCTGGTGCAAGCTGGCTTCAACTCTTGATAAGCGGGGCCTGGCTGAAAGCGAGCACTACCTTCCCACCAGGCCTTCTTCACCCAGTGCAATAACCTGGCTGCTACACATGTACCTTCTGACCAAAAATGGGGTGAGAGCACCAAGGAGCCCAAACAGATGGCCTGCTAACCATCAAAGACCTGGGCTAGTGATGAATGATCCTATTTCATAGTAACAACCCCTCAcaattgtgttttaaataactaAGTGTGCTgatggaaaagagggaggaagtgaaagcagaaattaattcaaactCTGAAGGAAACCACAGTAATAATTTCAAGAGACCACGAATTTCCCAACTTTTCAAAGGCTCTTAGAAGTCCTTAAGACCAAAACACAATCTCAAATACGTCTGAAATGCACAATAGCCCACAGGCACCCTTTTAACcatgaactcttttttttcacGTAGTTGTTACATCAGACTAATAAGCTTCCTAAGACACAGGCTTATCCTTCgctgctttgtgtttttctctgttccATTCAAATTTCTATTGCTGCTACTCACCTCTACCCTAAAAAGTTTGTTGCCTAGGGAGAGTGCAGTCCTCTCCGTCCTTTCCTGTGGGACCTGACAGGGCTCTGAAACAGGTCAGGGTAACCCTTCTCCTGGGCTTGACTTTGCTGGAGGAGAGTCAGATGTTAATTCAGGTTGCAGAACTTGACACAGAATCCCTGAGATTAAGGGGAAGGTAGGGATTTAGCATTAAGTCTTTGGCAGAACCTTGGCTTTGTGCAAACTCCTTGGGACTTGTCCACATCAGCAACATTTCTGTAGGCTAGGCAAAGCCTCCACTTgcatatattttggttttatatgtaacatttattttcagtgcaaagtAATTCAGCCCAAAACCAAGGTGTTCATGTTACAACTAGTAAACAGTGGATATCCTCTGATTCTGGCTCCTGCTGAGTTAAACACCACTTTCTGAACCATCATGGCTTAGACCACAGGAAGCCTGAAGTAGTATTGAGCCTCTGCTGCCCACATCCCATTTGCCACGAAACCTACATTCATCACAGCAACCTTCTTGGGCTCTACCAGTATTCCCATCCCCACCCAGCTCTAGCCTATGCCAAAAGCTTCATGTGGGACCACAGCAGTACTCTTCAGCTGGTCAAATTAACCCATGCTGGCTAATTTGGGCTGGTAATAGCCAGCTGACTTCACAACATGAGtacaggctgaacaaaccccCCCATCTTTCAAGGTGCAAGAAGCCGCACCATCTTCCATTCATGCCACGCTACATACGCGGAGAGGCAGAGGTTCTCCTGCAGTTCTGGCAGAAGTGTGATGCAACGCAAGACACTACAGCTGCAAGTTGCACACAAGCGGCCAGATGTGCTGGTGAAACTAGCCGAGTAGCACCAAAGAGATTTCTCACTCACAAAAACTTTACAGCGAAACCTCTTCCACCCAAACCTAGCCAAACTGTGCTATGATGACCTACTTCTTCTCATTGATGAGAATTCCAGTAAATTGCTGGAGGGTGAGTTGAACACAGTCAGGTGGCAACAAACAGACTACATAAAACATCAGCCTGCAGAGGGACCAATGTAATCTTTCTTACAGCAAGAGGATGGAATAGAAATAGAAGTCAAGACACTTCCTTGGGGGGTTTGCCACCTGCCACATCTTTCCAAGGAAAGCTCAGAATGTGGCTTTAAAACCCagatttcttacttttttttgtcacaCTATTTCACACTGCCAGGAAACTCATTTGGTTCAGTCCAAACACTCATGAAAGAGGcaaccaaaaagaaatacacTATTGTCTTTTCCCACTCCCTGCTTTAAAAGAAGAGGCACAGACCACTCCAGTCTGGGAAGGAAGAGGCACACTGCTCCATtcccaaagcagaaaatacaagtCAAACAAAAAGATCCAGATCTATTCTGGGCATGCCCATACAGCTAGGCCCGGAAAGGCAGGGCATAGCAGCTTGGCACAAGGCTCTGCAAGCGCGTTATCCACACCAGCTTACTATGGTAACTAGAAGCTGTAAAAGGAGCTTGAACCTGTCTGCCTGCACACATTCCTCATATCAATTCCTGGAAACGTGCAGGAAAGGTGCCTGGCTATAGCTCTACAGACCCAAATACCGTGTTTTGAAAGCACTTACACTTTTCAAAAAGGGGCAGAAGCTTATATGCTGGTTATGGCAGAAAGGTCCtccctgggtgctgggtgccctGCACAGGTAAAATACCTGGACAAGAGCCTCAATGCAGACAGAAAGGGGCTGAGCAGCCCCCGCCCTGCCAGGGTACCTGCTGCACCCAGAGGTGTTAATGAGTGTGCAGGGGGAAGAGTCCTACAATACATGGGggttcttcccttcccctcaggGGATCATCTCAGCTCTATGTAAAGTTAGACACTCCTCAAGGCAAGTCCCCAGAAacagagacattaaaaaaaaaaagtaacccaTCACAGTTGCAAACTGCAAGTTTGTCCACTACTGCACATGAGCAGAGAtaagacagacaaaaaagaaaaaactcacCATACTCCAAAGTACTTATAtggtaaaaaaattaagacaagaAAGCTTGAAGATACCTTCATCAACACTTCCCTGAATCAAAGAATCACCACCCAGGCAGTGAAAGTCCCTTAGGGGTTCCAGCCCTCAGCTAATAAAGTTCTGCTTGGGTGGTCAAAAACACAccagagaacaggaaaaaggaTTTCTCTCACACCACAAAATGGCTCCCTACTACTACAATACagagccaatttttttttttttttttttttttttttttttagttaactAGTAATTCCAGAAACCTCAAGTTTTAGATAATTACTTTGAATCAATGCAAGAGGTTTGGATAGTCACAAAGTTCCTCTTGAGAAGTCAAATTCCTTAATGGAATCTCAAAAAAAATGGGACCCCTACAGAGCAAACCCCTGTCAAATGTAATCATGGTGATACCACCTGAAGGTTTTGATCATTAAGACTTTGGAATCTTGGTAGTTTTAGATTCAGATTAAGACACTTTCCGGTGGATAGAAAAAGTTACCTTATATTGTGTGAAAATAATCTTTAGTTGGAGAATGAGAAAAGATGGATGTAAAGGCTACAAACACCATCTGCATTCAGATTCAGAGTAAAACTAGATCATTTGTTAAAGCTGCTTTAGGGCTGCTGAAAGTCTTGGAATGAATTTTATggagtatgatttttttttttaaaattgaaataccaattaattttaatgcattgTTCCTTTTCACACTTTCAAATCACTCATTAGACAAGCGAGCTTCATGTGTTAACAACTGCCTCTAAGAAACCACTAGATGCCTTGAAATGTTCAACAGAGAAGACTACAAACAGCTTTTTGGATCAgttctttccatctttcttagaaaaaaaaaaaggaggggttACTTTAAACACAAGTTTAGGACCCTTAAATCAGCTCTGAAGAGTCAGTGCAGGGCATGTCCATTCCAACTCAACACTGTGTTGGGATGCAGGACTGTGGAGAGGCCTATGTTAAGTAAACAGTTACAGTCAGAGGAGCACATCCACCAGCTACTTGTCAGTGCAGAAGGACAGACCTCATTCTGCCCCCACACATGCCAGTTTTCACAAGAGAGAATTCTGTGGATGCTTCCCCCAAAACAAGCCATTTCTAGTGGTGCCGTGCCATCTTGGAGAAAGAGGCAGCACTGGCCATAGTTGTGCAGGAGAGGCCAAACTAGGTCCTCCCTGCCATACCATTGCCACATACTACGTAAACACTGCAAGCACACATTTTATCTTCCCTGGTAGGGAGCTACACATGGAAATGGTACAGCTGCAAAGCATGCAAGGTTTCATCTGCTCTAAAACCAGTGTGGGGTTCTGCTGTACCTCCAGACACTGCAAGCatgtcagcagcagctccctgcatAGCCGCAAGAATCAGCCAGCCAGTAGCATATGGTTACTTGTTAGGGGGAACTCCCAATAGCTCTCAAGGCTGCCATAAACAGGAGTAAGCCCCAGAATCCCTACAGCAACAGTGCTAAGCCACCCTACAAATCAGCTTTCACCCCTTCTTCACACTTGTTACATCTTCAAGACACCTCAGAGAAGAATCCACCCCATGAACAATGCCTCTGCTTACCATCACCTTCCCTCAGACCCCTCACCACTCGTCACAGCTCAGCCTGTGAGTTACTACTCTCAGCTGT contains the following coding sequences:
- the BID gene encoding BH3-interacting domain death agonist isoform X2 gives rise to the protein MEQINGSVQMERVLLYTFLEVSPDCKFREQLHSLQSQGIVSFPKGSYGYDDEVELQTDGNRSGHLQNGELVFDPEVNEEVIRIIAAQLAEIGDQFDKEIKARVVNDLAQHFLNENLSGEEITQRMSEAVEGLARAIPSDMEQEKAMLVLAMVLTKKIANTMPSLLQRVFSTTVNYISQQLHNYIVRMLRE
- the BID gene encoding BH3-interacting domain death agonist isoform X3, producing the protein MERVLLYTFLEVSPDCKFREQLHSLQSQGIVSFPKGSYGYDDEVELQTDGNRSGHLQNGELVFDPEVNEEVIRIIAAQLAEIGDQFDKEIKARVVNDLAQHFLNENLSGEEITQRMSEAVEGLARAIPSDMEQEKAMLVLAMVLTKKIANTMPSLLQRVFSTTVNYISQQLHNYIVRMLRE
- the BID gene encoding BH3-interacting domain death agonist isoform X1 codes for the protein MCSGLENSICIDLLSGTLLGMGLTVFFLMFKINGSVQMERVLLYTFLEVSPDCKFREQLHSLQSQGIVSFPKGSYGYDDEVELQTDGNRSGHLQNGELVFDPEVNEEVIRIIAAQLAEIGDQFDKEIKARVVNDLAQHFLNENLSGEEITQRMSEAVEGLARAIPSDMEQEKAMLVLAMVLTKKIANTMPSLLQRVFSTTVNYISQQLHNYIVRMLRE